The nucleotide sequence AACTGAAACTTTAGAAGAAGTTGTAGTAAAAAAAGAGAAATCCAAAGCTGAACCGAAAACAAAGCAAAAAAAAGAAAAGACGGAAGCAGTGGCAGAAACTACTCCAAAAAGCAAGAAGAAAAAAGTGGAAGCCGCACCCAAAGAGGAGCCATCTAAAGTCGAACCTATGAAGAAAGAAGCTAAAGCTACTGCTTCCACGAAAAAGAAAGAAGCTAAAAAAACGGAGAAAGTAGCGGAGGAGACAATATCCGAAGATTACAGGGACTACATAGATAACATAAGAGGCTTGTTTTTAGAAGGCAGAAAAAAAGGTTTTGTCACTTATGACGACATAGAAAAACATATGACAAAAAATCTCTTAACTCCGGAGATTTTGGATGGTATATATACAAACCTTATGGACCTTGGAGTTGACGTCGTAGATGAAGCTAAGGGCAAAAATGACGAGGTCGATGAAGAGGAAGAGCTCCCGACAGCAGTAAACAAAGAGGAAATGGGAGTGTTGGAGGATCTTCCCCTTTCCGATCCAGTAAGGATGTATCTGCGTGAGATAGGCAAAGTCCCCCGTCTCACACAAGCAGATGAGGTCACTCTCTCAAAAGGAGTAGAAGCAGGGGATATGACCTGTAAGGATGCGATAGTTGAAGCCAACCTAAGGCTCGTTGTCAGCATTGCAAAGAAATATATCGGCCGCGGAATGCTCTTCTTGGATCTAATTCAAGAGGGCAACTTGGGCCTTATAAGAGCGGTCGAGAAATTCGACTATAGAAAGGGCTATAAATTCAGCACTTATGCAACATGGTGGATAAGACAGGCCATTACACGTGCAATTGCCGACCAAGCGAGAACTATAAGAATACCTGTTCACATGGTCGAGACCATTAACAAACTCATTCGTGTTTCGCGTAAACTTGTTCAGCAGCTTGGCAGAGAACCGACTGCAGAAGAAATAGCGGCACAAATGGAGATTCCCTCGCATAGAGTTGAAGAAATACAGCGTATCGCACAGGAACCTGTCTCTCTCGAGACTCCCATAGGAGAAGAAGAGGACAGCCAGTTGGGAGATTTTATCGAAGATAAAGATTTACCCAGCCCTGAAGAAGCGGCAGCAAGCCAGATTCTGAGAGAGCAGCTCGATGAGATGCTCGGGGAGTTAACAGATAGAGAAAAAGAAGTAATTCGCTTAAGATTTGGCATAGAGGATGGACACCCACACACTCTTGAAGAAGTTGGGCGCAGGTTTGGAGTCACAAGAGAGCGTATACGTCAGATAGAGGCGAAAGCACTCAGAAAACTTCGCCATCCAAGCCGCAGCAAAAAATTAAAGGATTTCTTGGAGTAAAGATATCGTTTCTAATCAAGCACCTTTCTGCTGAGAAGGTGCTTGATTTATGAAGTCTCTTTATGTTTTATAATAAACTTTGATAAATATTGCACAAAGTATTTTAACCAACTATACTTTTGGTTATTGGAGCTGTATTTCATGGTTAGATTGGATAAATATTTAAAATTATCGAGGCTGATGAAGCGTCGTACAGTGGCACAAGAAATGATAACCATCGGTGCTGTTCGCCTTAATCAAAAGACAGTCAAGCCTTCGTCAGATGTCTCTGAAGGGGATATTATTGAAATAGCATATCCTCGTAGAGTGCTTGTTGTGCGTGTTCTGATAGACCAGGAAGCACTCCTAAAAAGAAATCTCGCCCCGTATGAAGTTGTAGAGGAGAGATACGTGGATGGCGAAGAGCGGCCTTGGTAGTGGAGTGAGAACGAATAAGATGAGAATTGCAGAACCGACCGTTGAAAGGTTGATACACTACCACAGATTGCTTATTTCCATGAAGCAGGAGTATGTGACAGTTGTCTCTTCAAAGCAAATTGGCGATATTTTAGGAATAAAAGCCAGTCAAGTCCGAAAAGATCTTTCCTATTTTGGAGAGATTGGAAAACGTGGCGTAGGCTA is from Synergistaceae bacterium and encodes:
- the rpoD gene encoding RNA polymerase sigma factor RpoD, with the protein product MKKEAKATASTKKKEAKKTEKVAEETISEDYRDYIDNIRGLFLEGRKKGFVTYDDIEKHMTKNLLTPEILDGIYTNLMDLGVDVVDEAKGKNDEVDEEEELPTAVNKEEMGVLEDLPLSDPVRMYLREIGKVPRLTQADEVTLSKGVEAGDMTCKDAIVEANLRLVVSIAKKYIGRGMLFLDLIQEGNLGLIRAVEKFDYRKGYKFSTYATWWIRQAITRAIADQARTIRIPVHMVETINKLIRVSRKLVQQLGREPTAEEIAAQMEIPSHRVEEIQRIAQEPVSLETPIGEEEDSQLGDFIEDKDLPSPEEAAASQILREQLDEMLGELTDREKEVIRLRFGIEDGHPHTLEEVGRRFGVTRERIRQIEAKALRKLRHPSRSKKLKDFLE
- a CDS encoding RNA-binding S4 domain-containing protein, which encodes MVRLDKYLKLSRLMKRRTVAQEMITIGAVRLNQKTVKPSSDVSEGDIIEIAYPRRVLVVRVLIDQEALLKRNLAPYEVVEERYVDGEERPW